The proteins below are encoded in one region of Sinorhizobium meliloti:
- a CDS encoding FGGY-family carbohydrate kinase, translating to MVAVLSLDFGTGGARAAIFDTQTNHIVARGEATYRTQHLPPNRAEQNPEDWMTALVSLVPDVVAKAGSPDIAAVCVATFASTVVLCDRSGKPIAPAVLWMDARAADEAAFTETVDHPILADSGGSDAVEWLVPKAMWFARRKPDLWARTEVICEALDFVNHRLTGVWAGSLMNATCKWNYDSRNRKFCEDLYALLGVPDLGAKLPQRIVDIGDVVAPMLPEMARTLGIPGNPVVVQGGIDAHMGTFGADAVTPGSMLFIGGTSNVHLTQVPDDGRNIRGVWGPYPNALTPGLRMIEGGQVSAGSILQWLSNTIFGLDDAGFRSLCAAADAIEPDSTGLLALDYWMGNRTPYRDARLRGAFLGLSLSHDRASIYRATVTAVALGAANVVFDLEKQGVAIDRIVMSGGIMKNRLWLEATIDAIGKPVELALDDNLSLHGGAVACTVALGLFPDLTTAAHALRAPVVKRTPDFNRHRQYLAMFADYREATDVLTPVFHRLSGNVESTRTERV from the coding sequence ATGGTCGCAGTTCTCAGTCTGGATTTTGGAACCGGCGGCGCGAGGGCAGCGATCTTCGACACGCAGACGAACCACATCGTTGCGCGTGGCGAGGCGACTTACAGAACGCAGCATCTTCCGCCCAACCGCGCCGAGCAGAATCCTGAAGACTGGATGACCGCGCTCGTCTCGCTCGTCCCCGATGTCGTTGCAAAGGCCGGTTCGCCCGATATCGCTGCGGTTTGTGTAGCGACCTTCGCCTCGACGGTTGTACTCTGCGACCGGTCTGGCAAGCCGATTGCCCCTGCCGTCCTCTGGATGGACGCACGCGCGGCCGACGAAGCCGCGTTCACTGAAACCGTGGACCACCCCATTCTCGCAGACAGCGGTGGTTCGGATGCGGTCGAGTGGCTGGTCCCGAAAGCCATGTGGTTCGCGCGCCGAAAGCCGGACCTCTGGGCGCGCACGGAAGTCATTTGCGAGGCTCTGGATTTCGTCAATCACAGGTTAACCGGTGTATGGGCCGGCTCTCTGATGAATGCCACATGCAAGTGGAACTACGATAGCCGGAACCGCAAATTCTGCGAGGATCTCTATGCTCTGCTCGGCGTGCCGGACCTTGGTGCCAAGCTTCCGCAGCGAATTGTGGACATCGGGGACGTCGTCGCTCCCATGCTTCCCGAGATGGCACGTACGCTTGGCATTCCGGGTAATCCTGTCGTGGTGCAGGGTGGCATAGACGCGCATATGGGAACATTCGGTGCCGACGCGGTGACGCCAGGCTCCATGCTGTTCATCGGCGGGACATCGAATGTCCACCTCACGCAGGTACCGGATGACGGGCGTAATATCCGCGGGGTCTGGGGTCCTTACCCCAACGCCTTGACGCCCGGCTTGCGAATGATCGAGGGCGGCCAGGTCTCGGCTGGTTCCATTCTTCAGTGGCTGAGCAACACCATCTTCGGGCTTGATGATGCCGGCTTCCGATCACTTTGCGCGGCCGCTGACGCAATCGAGCCGGATTCCACCGGGCTCCTGGCGCTGGATTATTGGATGGGCAACCGTACACCCTACCGGGATGCACGGCTGCGGGGCGCCTTTTTGGGTTTGTCGCTGTCTCACGACCGGGCCAGCATCTACCGTGCTACTGTGACTGCGGTCGCACTCGGGGCGGCGAATGTCGTCTTCGATCTGGAAAAGCAAGGGGTGGCGATCGACCGGATCGTCATGTCTGGCGGCATCATGAAAAACCGTCTCTGGCTCGAAGCAACCATCGATGCAATAGGTAAGCCCGTGGAGCTTGCGCTCGATGACAACCTTTCGCTGCATGGCGGCGCCGTCGCCTGTACGGTGGCGCTTGGACTGTTTCCAGACCTGACGACCGCGGCGCATGCGTTGCGCGCGCCTGTCGTGAAAAGAACGCCTGATTTCAATCGTCACAGACAATATCTCGCTATGTTTGCCGACTACCGCGAAGCAACGGATGTCCTGACGCCCGTCTTCCATAGGCTTTCCGGTAACGTCGAAAGCACACGGACGGAGAGAGTATGA
- a CDS encoding galactitol-1-phosphate 5-dehydrogenase, with the protein MRAIVLHAPGDIRLEKRPKPVAGPGEVLLRVASVGVCGSDLPRMLVKGAWKMPLITGHEFSGHIHALGENVEGWEIGELTAIAPLMPCNQCIECKTGNFSRCRDYDYFGSRRDGAYAEFVAVPVENLIKTPQHVDPRAIAMTDPASIALHAIWKAGGITAGQTGAVVGCGPIGLFAIQWMRIMGASRVIAVDVTEEKLALARQAGADLCILSADFADNKERADLVIEAVGIDSTINAAVMLAAPGGHVTFIGIPVPDVKLSNATFQRFLRQEVSLHGSWNSFGAPFPGPQWTTTVQKFATGELKWEFMISHDLDLAELPGIFQRFAAKDLHFSKVLFRP; encoded by the coding sequence ATGCGAGCCATCGTGCTCCACGCCCCGGGCGATATACGGCTTGAAAAGCGGCCAAAGCCGGTGGCCGGCCCCGGAGAGGTCCTGCTGCGCGTCGCATCCGTCGGCGTGTGTGGGTCGGATCTGCCCCGCATGCTGGTCAAGGGCGCATGGAAGATGCCTCTCATCACAGGCCACGAGTTTTCCGGCCATATCCATGCGCTCGGTGAAAACGTCGAAGGCTGGGAAATCGGCGAGCTGACCGCTATTGCGCCGCTGATGCCGTGCAATCAATGCATAGAATGCAAGACAGGCAATTTTTCCCGATGCCGCGACTATGATTACTTCGGTAGCCGCCGCGACGGCGCTTATGCGGAATTTGTCGCCGTCCCCGTCGAAAATCTCATCAAGACACCGCAGCACGTCGATCCCAGGGCTATCGCCATGACCGACCCTGCCTCGATCGCTCTCCATGCCATCTGGAAGGCCGGCGGTATAACGGCCGGCCAGACCGGGGCCGTCGTCGGGTGCGGCCCGATCGGTCTGTTCGCGATCCAGTGGATGCGCATCATGGGGGCCTCGAGAGTGATCGCCGTCGATGTCACGGAAGAGAAACTCGCCTTGGCGCGTCAGGCGGGCGCCGATCTATGCATCCTGTCTGCCGATTTTGCCGACAACAAGGAACGAGCCGATCTTGTGATCGAGGCCGTCGGTATCGATTCGACGATCAACGCTGCCGTCATGCTGGCTGCGCCGGGCGGACATGTCACGTTTATCGGGATACCTGTCCCCGATGTGAAGCTGTCGAACGCGACGTTCCAGAGATTCCTGCGTCAGGAAGTTTCACTGCACGGCTCGTGGAACAGTTTCGGTGCGCCTTTTCCCGGCCCGCAGTGGACGACAACCGTCCAAAAATTCGCGACCGGGGAACTGAAGTGGGAATTCATGATCTCGCATGATCTCGACCTTGCCGAACTGCCTGGTATCTTTCAGCGCTTCGCGGCGAAGGACCTGCACTTCTCAAAAGTGCTGTTCCGCCCCTGA
- a CDS encoding ABC transporter permease: MTHTTDTVTPPEQKGFVDYHSIVQRFGTLAIFLVLVAVATWWSDSFLTRGNLLNVLRQVASTAGIMAVGMLFVILTRGIDLSVGSVMALGSVLTGYFCAMLGYGTGATIFLVLLCGAACGLVTGGFIAYLRLPSFVMSLAMMAVARGLSLIISEGRPIPLSDAGAAFSSFGSGFVLGIPQPVILMFAIYIAGGVVLNFTRFGRVITAIGSNEEAVRLSGIAVPRYIVAVYVISGLLAGLAGIIAASRTGVGSAQVGIGAELNVIAAVVIGGASLMGGKGGVINTLLGALVMGIITNIMNLAGVPGYHQQVYMGAIIVVAMLLQYSTGSLKR, from the coding sequence ATGACCCACACAACAGACACAGTGACGCCGCCGGAACAGAAGGGTTTTGTCGACTATCACTCCATCGTTCAGCGTTTCGGGACCCTGGCCATCTTTCTCGTGCTCGTCGCCGTAGCGACCTGGTGGTCGGACAGTTTTCTCACTCGCGGCAACCTCCTCAACGTATTGCGGCAGGTTGCCTCGACAGCCGGCATCATGGCCGTCGGCATGCTGTTCGTCATCCTGACGCGCGGCATTGACCTTTCGGTTGGATCGGTCATGGCCCTGGGTTCCGTACTCACGGGCTACTTCTGCGCGATGTTAGGCTATGGCACCGGGGCGACCATTTTTCTTGTCTTGTTGTGCGGCGCTGCCTGCGGCCTGGTAACGGGCGGTTTCATCGCGTATCTCAGGCTGCCGTCCTTTGTCATGTCGCTTGCCATGATGGCAGTCGCGCGCGGCCTTTCCCTCATCATTTCCGAGGGGCGACCAATTCCGCTCAGCGATGCGGGCGCAGCTTTCAGCAGTTTCGGTTCCGGCTTCGTGCTGGGCATTCCCCAACCAGTCATTTTGATGTTCGCAATCTATATCGCCGGCGGTGTCGTCCTCAACTTCACCCGGTTCGGACGCGTCATTACGGCAATCGGTTCCAACGAGGAGGCTGTCCGACTCTCCGGTATCGCCGTCCCGCGCTATATCGTCGCCGTCTATGTGATCTCCGGTTTGCTCGCCGGTTTGGCAGGTATCATCGCCGCGAGCCGCACAGGCGTCGGCTCTGCTCAGGTCGGCATCGGGGCCGAACTCAATGTGATCGCCGCCGTCGTCATCGGTGGGGCGAGCCTGATGGGCGGGAAGGGCGGCGTCATCAACACGCTGCTTGGCGCTTTGGTCATGGGAATTATCACCAACATCATGAACCTTGCAGGCGTGCCCGGCTATCACCAGCAGGTTTATATGGGAGCGATCATCGTCGTTGCCATGCTGTTGCAGTACAGCACCGGCTCTCTGAAGCGATGA
- a CDS encoding glucose-6-phosphate isomerase: protein MILFEPGVCQVDVATGQLKGATNRYVKTFRDLAGLYQDESAYQALIATRGDDVAYEVTDYKPSANGGDIIIGVTRMEPGKIGDEYFMTRGHIHARPNRPEMYYGEAGVGVMLLESPYGEIRTIEIRARTMCYVPPFWIHRSVNVGLEPLVMTFSYPADAGQDYDVIAKAGGMRSRIVDDGNGGWTTVDNAGYSGRHPSLVEDIMSRVD from the coding sequence TTGATATTGTTTGAGCCGGGAGTCTGTCAGGTCGATGTTGCAACAGGCCAGTTGAAGGGTGCGACGAACCGCTATGTCAAAACCTTCCGGGATCTTGCAGGGCTGTATCAGGACGAGAGCGCATATCAAGCGCTTATCGCAACCCGCGGTGATGATGTCGCCTATGAGGTTACGGACTACAAGCCATCGGCCAATGGGGGTGACATCATCATCGGCGTCACGCGCATGGAGCCTGGGAAGATCGGTGACGAGTATTTCATGACGCGGGGCCACATCCATGCGAGGCCCAATCGGCCGGAAATGTATTATGGCGAGGCTGGCGTAGGCGTGATGCTGCTGGAATCGCCCTATGGCGAGATTCGCACGATCGAGATACGCGCGAGGACTATGTGCTATGTGCCACCCTTTTGGATCCATCGTTCTGTCAACGTCGGCCTGGAACCACTTGTAATGACATTTTCCTATCCCGCGGATGCCGGTCAGGACTACGACGTCATTGCGAAGGCGGGGGGAATGCGGAGCCGTATTGTCGATGACGGGAACGGTGGATGGACCACAGTCGATAACGCCGGTTATTCAGGGAGACACCCATCGCTTGTAGAAGACATCATGTCGAGAGTTGACTGA
- a CDS encoding helix-turn-helix domain-containing protein, translated as MSAPCSCNSRESEADDSADVSVDGVRLADHTPATEMSRVLRTAPIHLAADPSGGAIAHWNHGPLHDVVEPMTDHVVMAYNGTIQRMERRSGRSVESGTFRRGVVIIIPAGSSSRWDIPKPVDVVQLYLPHTTLTRIAEATDTFTPTDLLERTAHPDPITSRLLLSAADVLEGNRALDTLFRQQLTDLLATRLLAAHTGKAPSYQPAVGGLAPNVLRRAIERLRSDADADVSLAALAADSGLSRFHFCRAFKESTGLSPHNWLRQYRLEQAINMLRNPANSVASVAASLGYNSQTAFAAAFRKLTGETPTEWRRSHG; from the coding sequence ATGAGCGCGCCTTGCTCCTGCAATTCCCGCGAGAGCGAGGCAGATGATTCAGCCGACGTGAGCGTAGACGGCGTGCGGCTTGCCGATCACACACCTGCAACCGAGATGTCGCGCGTTCTGCGGACAGCACCTATTCATCTCGCGGCGGATCCCTCCGGCGGTGCAATTGCTCATTGGAACCATGGCCCCCTGCATGACGTCGTCGAGCCCATGACCGACCACGTCGTCATGGCTTACAACGGCACGATACAGCGCATGGAACGACGGTCCGGAAGGTCGGTCGAGAGTGGCACGTTTCGTCGTGGGGTTGTGATAATAATCCCGGCTGGATCGAGCTCCCGCTGGGATATTCCGAAGCCGGTTGATGTCGTTCAGCTCTATCTCCCTCACACGACACTGACACGCATTGCCGAGGCAACCGATACTTTCACGCCGACCGATCTTCTGGAGCGAACGGCGCATCCGGACCCCATTACATCTCGGTTGCTCCTGAGCGCAGCCGATGTCCTGGAAGGCAATAGGGCACTGGATACACTTTTCAGGCAACAGCTGACTGATCTTCTGGCCACGCGCCTGCTGGCTGCACATACGGGCAAGGCGCCGAGCTATCAACCGGCGGTCGGCGGCCTGGCACCGAATGTGCTGCGCCGGGCCATCGAACGATTGCGGTCCGACGCCGATGCGGACGTCTCCCTCGCCGCCCTCGCAGCTGATTCCGGGCTGTCACGTTTTCATTTCTGTCGCGCTTTCAAGGAAAGCACGGGGCTCTCACCGCACAACTGGCTGCGTCAATATCGGCTTGAGCAAGCCATAAACATGCTGCGCAATCCTGCAAATTCGGTCGCCTCGGTCGCAGCCTCTCTCGGTTATAACTCGCAAACAGCATTTGCAGCTGCGTTCCGCAAATTGACCGGCGAAACACCGACCGAGTGGCGGCGCAGCCACGGCTGA
- a CDS encoding sugar ABC transporter ATP-binding protein has product MVTELANLKSISKSFGGIHALRSVNFDVWPGEVHALLGENGAGKSTLMRVLGGEIIPSQGEVVINGKRTELRDPRDARALGIVVIHQELALAPDLSVAENIFLGELPTLISRFSLRRRAKQLIDRLGFDIDPGRLVGTLSVAHQQVVEIAKALSQDIKIIVFDEPTAVLGAQDAMKLHQIIRGLRDRGVGIVYISHRLDEVFDIADRMTVMKDGETVGTVATTDVKIDDIIRMMVGRPIANMFPERSQRTIGAELLNVKKLNADRMVRDVSFSVRAGEIVGLGGLIGSGRTEVARAIFGADPLDSGTISLKGKALKLKSPRDAVKAGIGLVPEDRKEHGVVIDKPIRVNATMARMSSVVNALGFLKPALERTDVTALGKSLRLKASSIDAPVSSLSGGNQQKVVLAKWFHAGGDVIILDEPTRGVDVGAKAEIYALINKLAEDGKAVLVISSEHQELFGLCDRVLAMGQGQIRGELTPSNYSEENLLGLSMMGGARASNQGSQV; this is encoded by the coding sequence ATGGTGACCGAACTTGCCAATCTGAAATCAATCTCCAAGTCCTTCGGGGGCATTCACGCGCTTCGGTCCGTGAATTTCGACGTGTGGCCGGGGGAGGTTCATGCCCTTCTCGGCGAGAACGGTGCTGGAAAATCCACCCTTATGCGCGTTCTGGGCGGCGAGATTATCCCCAGCCAGGGAGAGGTCGTCATTAATGGAAAGCGGACCGAGCTTCGCGATCCTCGAGACGCACGCGCACTTGGCATCGTCGTGATCCACCAGGAGCTTGCCCTTGCCCCTGATCTCAGCGTGGCAGAAAACATTTTTCTTGGAGAGCTACCGACCCTTATTTCCCGATTCAGCCTGCGAAGACGTGCAAAACAGCTGATCGACCGTCTGGGTTTCGATATCGATCCCGGGCGCCTTGTCGGCACCCTGTCCGTCGCCCACCAGCAGGTGGTCGAGATCGCCAAGGCGCTTTCGCAGGACATCAAGATCATCGTCTTCGACGAACCGACCGCAGTGCTCGGTGCTCAGGATGCGATGAAACTGCACCAGATCATCCGGGGCCTGCGCGATCGTGGAGTCGGCATCGTCTATATTTCGCATCGCCTCGATGAAGTGTTCGATATCGCGGATCGAATGACAGTAATGAAGGATGGGGAGACGGTCGGAACAGTCGCGACGACGGACGTCAAGATCGACGATATCATTCGCATGATGGTCGGCCGGCCAATCGCCAACATGTTCCCGGAGCGCTCGCAGCGCACCATCGGCGCCGAACTGCTCAACGTGAAAAAACTCAATGCGGACCGGATGGTTCGCGATGTCAGCTTTTCTGTCCGCGCCGGCGAGATCGTCGGGCTTGGAGGCCTGATCGGATCAGGCCGCACGGAAGTCGCACGCGCGATTTTCGGCGCTGATCCGCTGGACAGCGGCACGATCAGCCTCAAAGGGAAGGCCCTCAAACTCAAATCGCCCAGAGACGCGGTGAAGGCCGGTATCGGGCTCGTCCCGGAAGACCGCAAGGAGCACGGCGTCGTCATCGACAAGCCGATCCGCGTCAATGCAACGATGGCCAGGATGTCGTCGGTCGTGAATGCCTTGGGCTTCCTCAAGCCAGCCTTGGAGCGCACCGACGTCACCGCACTTGGCAAGAGCTTGCGGCTCAAGGCTTCCAGTATCGATGCACCGGTTTCCAGTCTGTCGGGCGGCAATCAGCAGAAGGTCGTGCTGGCGAAATGGTTTCACGCCGGTGGCGACGTTATCATTCTGGACGAACCCACACGCGGCGTCGATGTCGGCGCGAAGGCCGAGATCTATGCTCTGATCAACAAGCTCGCCGAAGACGGCAAGGCAGTTCTGGTGATTTCCTCAGAACATCAGGAACTCTTTGGTCTTTGCGATCGCGTTCTGGCAATGGGCCAGGGGCAGATCCGAGGCGAACTGACACCCAGCAACTACTCGGAAGAAAATCTGCTTGGCCTGTCGATGATGGGCGGAGCCAGAGCGAGCAACCAAGGCAGCCAGGTATGA
- a CDS encoding substrate-binding domain-containing protein, translating into MKKSIAGCMLALMASVASAGIANAADCKVGIAMYTLGAPYFAAQVAAAEDQAKKAGCEVTSADGQNDMTKQIADVEDMVARGVNLLILNPRDPEGLVAAADAATAAGVKVVVMDSSINTKANVVTQVRSSNDQNGVLVGQWLANAMKGKPMKIILLSGDKGNEVGRDRRLGVFKGLVEGQLVNDGKVSFEVVGQGWGGWAHEGGLAAMEDLLTAHPDANVVLGENDSMVLGAMKALEAQGKTDVLALAAADGQKEALALIKEGKYGATGLNDPDLVARTAVDIGLKAVNGELPADFPKLNLTTPAVITKENVDKYYRADAVF; encoded by the coding sequence ATGAAGAAATCAATCGCAGGATGCATGTTGGCCCTCATGGCGAGCGTCGCTTCCGCTGGCATCGCAAACGCCGCCGACTGCAAGGTTGGCATCGCTATGTACACGCTTGGCGCACCTTATTTCGCCGCTCAGGTGGCGGCAGCGGAAGATCAGGCCAAAAAGGCCGGTTGTGAAGTTACCAGCGCCGACGGCCAGAACGACATGACCAAACAGATCGCGGACGTGGAAGACATGGTGGCGCGCGGCGTTAATCTGCTGATCCTCAACCCGCGCGATCCGGAAGGCCTTGTCGCGGCCGCAGACGCTGCAACGGCCGCTGGCGTGAAGGTCGTCGTCATGGACTCCTCTATCAACACGAAGGCCAACGTCGTCACCCAGGTTCGCTCTTCCAATGACCAGAACGGTGTGCTTGTCGGCCAATGGCTTGCCAATGCCATGAAGGGCAAGCCGATGAAGATCATCCTTCTATCGGGCGACAAGGGTAACGAAGTGGGCCGCGATCGGCGCCTCGGCGTTTTCAAGGGCCTTGTCGAAGGCCAATTGGTCAACGACGGCAAGGTCAGTTTCGAAGTCGTGGGCCAGGGCTGGGGTGGCTGGGCCCATGAAGGTGGCCTCGCCGCGATGGAAGACCTCCTGACCGCGCATCCGGACGCCAATGTCGTTCTTGGCGAAAACGACTCGATGGTGCTTGGCGCCATGAAGGCTCTCGAGGCACAAGGCAAGACAGATGTTCTCGCGCTTGCCGCTGCGGACGGCCAGAAGGAAGCATTGGCACTGATCAAAGAAGGCAAATACGGGGCAACCGGGCTTAACGACCCGGACCTGGTCGCGCGTACCGCGGTCGATATCGGGCTCAAAGCAGTCAACGGCGAACTGCCAGCCGACTTCCCGAAGCTCAATCTGACGACACCGGCCGTCATCACCAAAGAAAACGTCGACAAATATTATCGCGCCGACGCCGTTTTCTGA